A window of Solanum stenotomum isolate F172 chromosome 3, ASM1918654v1, whole genome shotgun sequence contains these coding sequences:
- the LOC125860918 gene encoding uncharacterized protein LOC125860918: MEAPEFSHTYTQPTEETSEKLFQKRRCCFCFPSSSGSGGLKWWRKEQTEQVKEGSVWAKGINALMKLREWSEIVAGPRWKTFIRRFNRNKNGAHGKFQYDPLSYALNFDEGNNNGEEDEYGLRDFSTRYASIPASARGSLDLGRDGTNFV; encoded by the coding sequence ATGGAGGCACCTGAATTCTCACACACATACACCCAGCCAACCGAGGAGACGTCGGAGAAGCTATTCCAGAAGCGGCGTTGCTGTTTTTGCTTTCCGTCGTCGTCTGGAAGCGGCGGCTTGAAATGGTGGCGTAAGGAACAGACTGAACAAGTGAAAGAAGGTTCTGTTTGGGCTAAAGGGATTAACGCTTTAATGAAGCTACGAGAGTGGTCGGAGATTGTAGCGGGACCGAGATGGAAAACTTTTATCCGGCGTTTCAATCGGAACAAAAATGGTGCGCATGGGAAATTCCAGTACGATCCTCTCAGTTATGCGTTAAACTTCGACGAAGGTAATAATAACGGAGAGGAGGATGAGTACGGGCTCCGGGATTTCTCGACGCGCTACGCTTCAATTCCGGCGTCGGCTAGAGGGTCCTTGGATTTGGGCAGGGATGGAACTAACTTCGTCTGA
- the LOC125860911 gene encoding protein NUCLEAR FUSION DEFECTIVE 2: protein MCHLRQFIRFILLAFALYTSLQAQVQAQENLSLTTRPTSPFSISLETLQNQIQYTFQDVELLRRALTHASYSGENNRALSVLGEKVIEGSVSLQLLSKDIDISPKDLSRVIMDLSSNVVTSCAADGGRLGLQKIIRVSRKTNSSAPAVVCGAFRAMFGAIAIDKSNLDSAGKVFLTIHGKGMQKAMAM from the exons ATGTGCCATCTCCGGCAATTCATTCGCTTCATCTTACTTGCTTTCGCTCTCTACACTTCTCTTCAG GCTCAGGTTCAGGCTCAGGAAAATCTCTCCTTAACAACCAGACCCACTTCCCCTTTCTCGATCTCACTCGAAACCCTTCAAAATCAAATCCA GTACACATTTCAGGATGTGGAGTTACTACGACGTGCCCTGACGCATGCATCATACTCAGGAGAGAACAACAGAGCTTTGAGCGTTTTGGGAGAGAAGGTAATTGAAGGTTCGGTGTCTCTGCAATTGCTTAGCAAGGACATCGATATATCACCCAAGGATCTCAGCCGGGTTATTATGGATCTGTCTTCCAATGTGGTGACATCATGCGCTGCTGACGGAGGGCGCTTAGGTTTGCAGAAGATAATCAGGGTTTCTAGGAAGACCAATTCGTCGGCTCCTGCAGTGGTTTGTGGTGCTTTCCGGGCAATGTTCGGAGCAATTGCGATTGACAAGAGTAACTTGGACAGTGCGGGGAAGGTATTCTTGACAATTCATGGGAAAGGCATGCAGAAAGCTATGGCAATGTAA
- the LOC125860887 gene encoding probable cyclic nucleotide-gated ion channel 16: MNSLLEHLNRFKNSLIYDQQKPFWKQIHDPNGEFVGRWNHIFLFTSFVGLFVDPLFLLLPIIIDTCMGTDNLLGYAIIVFRLMVDCFACFQIYLKFRTAFVSKKTRVFGKGELVMDRRLIAIRYLKNAFVIDVAAALPLPQIVIWFIMPLNGSSPSHANHSISLIIMLQYVPRLLVIFPLNSKIIKNTGVVAKTAWSGAAYNLLLYLLASHVLGAIWYLMSIERHFSCWKDECVKKKKGSPNCNKDYLDCSSLNKPGRQEWSETTEVFNSCDATRDITFEFGMFGDANTERVTSAGFFDRYFYCLWWGLKSLSSYAQSITTSTNIVETLLSSLICLLGLVFFALLIGNMQSYLQSMTARLEQWRVKRRDTEEWMRHRQLPEDLQDRVRRFVQYKWLATRGVEEEEILLSLPLDLRRQIQRHLCLALVRRVPFFSQMDDQLLDAICECLVSSLNTKDTFIVREGDPVNEMLFIIRGQLESSTTNGGRSGFFNSITLNPGDFCGEELLTWALVPNPNLNLPSSTRTVKCLTEVEAFALRAEKLKFVANQFRRLHSKKLQHAFRYYSHQWRTWGACYIQAAWRRHRRKILGEELSREESLYYRGGMDQDDDYGREYPVAGGNVPYQATESSTQQLGATILASRFAANTRRGKVARVDTGESSLRMPKLFKPDEPDFSDDPSH; this comes from the exons ATGAATTCTCTGCTGGAGCATCTCAACCGCTtcaagaattccctgatttACGACCAGCAAAAGCCCTTTTGGAAGCAGATTCATGATCCAAATGGCGAATTCGTTGGCAGATGGAACCACATTTTCCTCTTCACCTCCTTCGTCGGTCTCTTTGTGGATCCTCTGTTTTTGTTGCTTCCTATTATTATCGATACCTGTATGGGCACCGACAATCTATTGGGTTACGCCATAATAGTCTTTCGCCTAATGGTTGATTGCTTCGCCTGCTTTCAGATCTATTTGAAATTCCGTACAGCTTTTGTTTCCAAAAAAACTCGGGTTTTTGGCAAGGGTGAGCTGGTCATGGATAGACGCTTGATCGCTATTCGTTACTTAAAAAACGCCTTTGTCATTGATGTTGCTGCTGCCCTCCCACTCCCACAA ATTGTTATTTGGTTTATAATGCCATTGAATGGCTCATCACCCTCTCATGCTAATCATTCCATCTCTTTGATCATTATGCTTCAGTATGTGCCAAGATTGTTGGTCATTTTCCCCTTAAATTCAAAGATTATTAAGAATACAGGTGTTGTGGCAAAGACAGCTTGGTCTGGTGCCGCATACAATCTTCTCTTATATTTGCTAGCAAGTCAT GTTTTAGGAGCTATATGGTATCTGATGTCTATTGAGAGGCATTTTTCATGCTGGAAGGATGAGTgcgtgaagaagaaaaagggttCTCCCAATTGTAATAAAGACTACCTTGACTGCTCATCACTTAATAAACCTGGGCGTCAGGAGTGGTCAGAGACCACTGAGGTATTCAACAGTTGCGATGCTACACGCGATATAACCTTTGAGTTTGGAATGTTTGGTGATGCAAATACTGAAAGAGTTACATCTGCTGGCTTCTTTGATCGATATTTTTACTGCCTATGGTGGGGTTTAAAGAGCTTAAG TTCATATGCACAAAGTATTACTACCAGCACTAACATTGTCGAGACGCTCCTTTCTAGTCTTATTTGTCTTCTGGGTTTGGTCTTCTTTGCACTGCTGATAGGCAACATGCAG AGCTATCTACAATCCATGACAGCAAGACTTGAACAATGGAGAGTTAAAAGAAGGGACACTGAGGAGTGGATGAGGCACCGTCAGCTACCTGAAGATCTGCAGGATCGTGTTCGTCGGTTTGTTCAATATAAATGGTTAGCTACAAGAGGTGTAGAGGAAGAAGAAATTTTGCTTTCCTTACCCTTGGATTTAAGGCGTCAGATTCAAAGGCACCTCTGCCTGGCACTTGTTCGTCGT GTCCCCTTCTTCTCCCAGATGGATGATCAGCTTTTGGATGCAATATGCGAATGCCTTGTTTCATCATTGAACACAAAAGACACGTTTATTGTTCGCGAAGGAGATCCAGTAAATGAGATGCTTTTCATAATTAGAGGTCAACTTGAGAGTTCAACAACCAATGGAGGAAGGTCAGGGTTCTTCAACTCCATTACGCTAAATCCCGGTGATTTTTGTGGTGAAGAATTGCTAACATGGGCCTTGGTGCCTAACCCAAATCTTAATCTTCCATCTTCAACTCGAACAGTGAAATGCCTTACAGAAGTTGAAGCATTTGCACTTAGAGCTGAAAAGCTCAAGTTTGTTGCAAACCAGTTCAGACGCCTCCATAGTAAGAAACTACAACATGCATTCCGGTACTACTCACACCAATGGAGGACATGGGGAGCTTGCTACATACAAGCTGCATGGAGACGCCATAGGAGGAAAATACTAGGGGAAGAATTATCAAGAGAAGAGAGCTTGTACTACAGGGGAGGGATGGACCAAGATGATGATTATGGTCGCGAATATCCTGTAGCTGGTGGTAATGTTCCGTATCAGGCAACAGAAAGCAGTACTCAGCAACTTGGAGCTACAATATTGGCATCAAGATTTGCTGCTAATACCAGAAGAGGCAAGGTGGCGCGTGTGGACACTGGTGAATCCAGCTTACGCATGCCCAAACTTTTTAAGCCTGACGAGCCTGATTTTTCTGATGATCCTAGTCATTGA
- the LOC125860920 gene encoding uncharacterized protein LOC125860920 — protein sequence MATSFSCFCSAPVQSSVNRVNPDLTRQKPTSGSSSARWWTPLFGWSSEPDYIDSGSSSSAIRTGPVREISGLKSDPETGRCRSKFQPGGFTEDKAKELRRKTMQSSNFHDIMYHSAIASRLASDVSGR from the coding sequence ATGgcaacttcattttcttgtttttgttcTGCTCCAGTTCAATCATCTGTTAATCGGGTAAATCCCGATTTGACCCGTCAAAAACCAACTTCCGGGTCATCCTCAGCCAGATGGTGGACCCCACTCTTTGGTTGGTCCTCTGAACCGGACTATATCGATTCCGGTTCCAGCAGCAGCGCGATCAGAACCGGGCCGGTGAGGGAGATTTCGGGTTTAAAATCGGATCCAGAAACGGGTCGTTGCAGATCCAAGTTTCAGCCGGGAGGTTTCACGGAAGATAAGGCGAAAGAGCTAAGGAGAAAGACGATGCAGAGCTCTAATTTCCATGACATCATGTACCATTCTGCAATTGCGTCTCGTCTTGCGTCGGATGTTTCCGGTCGGTGA
- the LOC125860902 gene encoding RING-H2 finger protein ATL46-like, with protein sequence MSRISPIVLWGIVIIAVVFFVFGLLHLLLRCFLKISSFSSISESNRFPESSGSQVIQRQLQQLFRQHDSGLDQVIIDTLPLFLYKDIKGLKEPFDCAVCLCEFSEHDKLRLLPFCSHAFHIHCIDTWLLSNSTCPLCRGIISSTVSMGNPLLGSIESREQWSFHLEDGIANDEKPDNVGEMRVFSVRLGKLKSLNEGAENHEDKSTQGEIISCNLDARRCFSMGSFQYVVGDSELQIALPNVKILKAKCENTIFGANAEGKKISARTKGESFSVSKIWLWSKKGKFSNSSEINIGGPSVNIDIPMTKTTQFV encoded by the coding sequence ATGAGCAGAATCAGTCCAATTGTCCTATGGGGAATTGTAATTATTGCTGTTGTGTTCTTTGTGTTTggtcttcttcatcttcttcttaggtgctttttaaagatttcatctttttcatcaatttctgAATCTAATAGATTCCCTGAATCATCTGGTTCTCAAGTTATTCAAAGGCAACTTCAACAGCTATTTCGTCAGCATGATTCTGGTTTAGACCAAGTTATCATTGATACTCTGCCTCTGTTTCTCTATAAAGATATTAAAGGCCTAAAGGAGCCATTTGATTGTGCTGTTTGTTTATGTGAATTTTCAGAACATGATAAGCTCAGATTGCTCCCTTTTTGTAGCCATGCTTTTCATATTCATTGTATAGACACATGGTTACTGTCAAACTCAACTTGTCCTCTATGTAGAGGCATTATTAGTTCCACAGTTTCTATGGGAAATCCCTTATTGGGCTCAATCGAATCAAGAGAACAATGGAGTTTCCATTTGGAAGATGGAATTGCAAATGATGAAAAGCCTGACAATGTTGGAGAAATGAGAGTATTTTCTGTTCGATTAGGTAAATTGAAGAGTCTAAATGAAGGGGCCGAAAATCATGAAGACAAAAGTACTCAAGGGGAAATCATCAGCTGTAATTTAGATGCAAGGAGATGTTTTTCCATGGGTTCATTTCAATATGTTGTTGGTGATTCGGAGTTACAAATCGCGTTGCCTAATGTGAAGATTCTAAAAGCTAAGTGTGAGAACACTATTTTTGGGGCTAATGCAGAAGGAAAAAAGATCAGTGCTAGGACTAAAGGTGAGAGCTTTTCTGTTTCAAAGATTTGGCTTTGGTCCAAGAAAGGCAAATTCTCAAATTCTTCAGAAATAAATATTGGTGGACCTTCTGTTAATATTGATATACCAATGACTAAAACAACACAATTTGTGTAA